In Rutidosis leptorrhynchoides isolate AG116_Rl617_1_P2 chromosome 2, CSIRO_AGI_Rlap_v1, whole genome shotgun sequence, one genomic interval encodes:
- the LOC139893791 gene encoding rop guanine nucleotide exchange factor 1-like: MENSGDESDHRFEDYSVSADVSESESCGASSFDSPIASTSTSTPPLFGSHSYLPVLSPVKLPGGKYASKDESQNVTEVQLMKDRFSKLLLGEDMTGRGNGVCTALAISNAITNLSATVFGDLWKLEPLSQQNKSMWRKEIEWLLSVSDSIVELTPSFQEFPEGGTFEVMVTRPRSDLYVNLPALKKLDVMLVTMLDGFNDSEFCYVDRGLAERHSNTSLSDSSLIQYEEKWWLPFPKVPPKGLSENTVKRLKQCRERSNQIFKAAASINGNVLSQMEVPKVYLDSLPKSAKVCLGETLHQYISTAQFSPESLLDYLEMSSECTTLQIANRIEAAMHIWTRKCTKTQGTAKLSWTGNVKGLSGDKDKKKVLAGRANTLLKNLKLQFPGLPRTTLDLDKIQSNKDVGQAILESYSRVIESVAFNLMARIDDLLYVDATTKKRVAAEASAANLRAKRPAMRGSSWSSMVTAPEFSPSPLTIRSRDKRRSSYSSTSHIDTMEEAFERLTFN; the protein is encoded by the exons ATGGAAAACTCAGGTGATGAATCTGATCACAGGTTTGAGGATTATAGTGTTAGTGCTGATGTTAGTGAATCCGAGAGTTGTGGCGCTTCGTCTTTTGATTCTCCGATCGCTTCTACTTCGACTAGTACGCCGCCATTGTTCGGGTCCCACTCGTACTTGCCCGTCCTTTCGCCGGTCAAACTGCCCGGAGGAAAGTATGCCAGCAAAGATGAGAGCCAAAACGTTACTG AGGTTCAATTGATGAAAGATAGGTTCTCTAAGTTGCTACTTGGTGAAGATATGACTGGAAGAGGAAATGGAGTTTGTACTGCACTTGCAATTTCTAATGCAATTACAAATCTCTCTG CTACTGTTTTTGGTGATTTGTGGAAATTGGAACCCTTAAGTCAACAAAACAAGTCAATGTGGAGAAAGGAAATCGAATGGCTTTTATCAGTAAGCGATTCAATCGTCGAGCTTACACCGTCATTTCAAGAATTCCCGGAAGGTGGCACTTTTGAGGTCATGGTGACTAGACCAAGGTCCGATTTATACGTAAACCTTCCCGCACTTAAAAAGCTAGACGTGATGCTCGTGACAATGCTTGACGGGTTCAATGATTCAGAGTTTTGTTACGTTGATCGAGGGTTAGCTGAGAGACATTCAAATACGTCGTTATCAGATAGCTCTTTAATTCAATATGAAGAGAAATGGTGGTTACCATTCCCAAAAGTTCCGCCTAAAGGATTGTCGGAAAATACGGTTAAGAGGTTGAAACAATGTCGGGAACGTAGTAATCAAATATTTAAAGCCGCTGCTTCGATTAATGGCAATGTTTTGTCACAAATGGAAGTTCCTAAAGTTTACTTAGATAGTTTGCCGAAG AGTGCAAAAGTTTGTTTAGGCGAAACGCTTCACCAGTATATATCAACCGCACAGTTCTCACCTGAATCCCTTTTGGATTACTTAGAGATGTCATCAGAATGCACCACTCTTCAAATAGCAAACAGAATCGAAGCAGCCATGCATATTTGGACACGAAAATGCACAAAGACACAAGGAACCGCAAAACTATCATGGACGGGAAACGTAAAAGGGCTGAGTGGTGATAAAGACAAAAAGAAAGTGTTGGCAGGAAGGGCAAACACTCTTTTGAAGAACTTAAAACTACAATTCCCGGGCCTTCCACGCACAACGTTGGATCTTGACAAGATTCAATCTAACAAG GATGTGGGACAAGCTATTCTTGAGAGTTACTCAAGGGTGATTGAAAGTGTAGCTTTCAACTTAATGGCAAGGATTGATGATCTTTTATACGTCGATGCTACAACCAAGAAACGGGTGGCAGCAGAAGCTAGTGCAGCTAATCTTCGGGCTAAAAGGCCAGCAATGCGAGGCAGTTCCTGGTCATCTATGGTTACAGCACCAGAATTCAGTCCTTCACCTTTGACAATTAGAAGCCGAGATAAGAGAAGGTCTTCGTATAGTTCGACTAGTCATATCGATACAATGGAAGAGGCTTTTGAAAGGTTAACATTTAATTAG